The Ensifer adhaerens genome contains a region encoding:
- a CDS encoding alkaline phosphatase D family protein, with protein sequence MADILKTLSRRSFLLSAGAAGFVASSGLATPFYARGYGRPEFIHGVQSGDVDTSSGMIWTRVDRPSKVSVEYSTTESFSNPLRLSDLTATPQTDCAIKCSLDGLLPDQDIFYRFTATDLYDVNRVSAPVTGRFRTAPLRKRSIRFVWSGDTAGQGWGIDDVGMKTYSTMRQHEPDFFIHSGDTIYADNPIPDEIALRDGGVWKNRVVTHEKRDVARTLEEYRGQWKYNLLDEHVRQLNAVCPTFYQWDDHEVLNNWSASTDLRDDARYPEKDVAVYAERAARAFNEMTPIRMPATQPGRIFRKIGYGPLLDVFFVDLRSYRGANQGEDGGGALFGWRQVDWLKRELAASRATWKVIACDMPIGLVVWDDYTNRRGSDAIANGDNGPPAGREREFADLLRFVRDNGIDNLVWLTADVHYTAAHHYDPGRGAFKDFTPFWEFVSGPLHSGTYGPKDLDMTFGPEVRFIKASGGGIDQNLPPSAGLQFFGIVDINGQTQQMTVRLMDRQDQELWRVTLDPAAIA encoded by the coding sequence TTGGCCGATATCCTCAAGACGCTTTCGAGGCGTTCTTTCCTGCTTTCCGCCGGTGCCGCGGGCTTCGTGGCCTCATCCGGTCTTGCGACACCCTTTTATGCACGCGGCTACGGCCGGCCGGAATTCATTCACGGCGTGCAATCGGGCGATGTCGATACGTCCTCCGGCATGATCTGGACACGGGTGGATCGCCCGTCGAAGGTGTCGGTCGAATACTCGACCACCGAGAGCTTCTCTAACCCCCTTCGCCTTTCCGATCTGACGGCGACGCCGCAGACGGATTGCGCGATCAAATGTTCGCTCGACGGGCTGCTGCCGGACCAGGATATCTTCTACCGCTTCACCGCCACGGATCTCTACGACGTCAACCGCGTCTCCGCGCCGGTCACCGGCCGGTTTCGCACCGCGCCCTTGCGCAAGCGCTCGATCCGCTTCGTCTGGTCTGGCGACACGGCCGGGCAGGGCTGGGGCATTGATGATGTCGGCATGAAGACCTATTCGACCATGCGCCAGCACGAGCCGGACTTCTTCATTCATTCCGGTGACACGATCTATGCCGATAACCCGATCCCTGACGAGATAGCGCTACGTGATGGCGGTGTCTGGAAGAACCGCGTGGTGACGCATGAGAAGCGCGACGTGGCGCGGACGCTGGAAGAATATCGCGGGCAATGGAAATACAATCTGCTCGACGAGCATGTGCGGCAACTCAACGCCGTGTGCCCCACTTTCTATCAATGGGACGACCACGAGGTGCTGAACAACTGGTCGGCCTCGACCGACCTGCGCGACGACGCGCGCTATCCGGAAAAGGATGTTGCCGTCTATGCGGAGCGGGCGGCGCGGGCGTTCAACGAGATGACGCCGATCCGCATGCCGGCAACGCAGCCCGGCCGCATCTTCCGCAAGATCGGCTATGGTCCGTTGCTCGACGTGTTCTTCGTTGACCTCAGATCCTATCGCGGCGCCAACCAGGGAGAAGACGGCGGCGGCGCCCTGTTCGGCTGGCGGCAGGTCGACTGGCTTAAGCGCGAACTTGCTGCCTCGCGGGCCACCTGGAAGGTGATCGCCTGCGACATGCCGATCGGTCTCGTCGTCTGGGACGATTACACCAACCGGCGCGGCTCGGACGCGATCGCCAACGGCGACAACGGTCCGCCCGCGGGGCGCGAACGCGAATTTGCCGATCTCCTGCGCTTCGTCCGCGACAACGGCATCGACAACCTCGTCTGGCTGACGGCGGACGTGCACTACACCGCCGCGCATCACTACGATCCGGGGCGCGGCGCATTCAAGGATTTCACGCCGTTCTGGGAGTTCGTGTCCGGTCCACTGCATTCCGGCACCTATGGGCCGAAGGACCTCGACATGACCTTCGGGCCGGAGGTTCGCTTCATCAAGGCATCCGGCGGCGGCATCGACCAGAACCTGCCGCCATCAGCTGGTCTGCAGTTTTTCGGCATCGTCGATATCAACGGCCAGACGCAGCAGATGACGGTGCGGCTGATGGACCGGCAGGACCAGGAACTCTGGCGCGTGACGCTCGATCCGGCCGCAATTGCATGA
- a CDS encoding amidase has protein sequence MSHAANVSVRDRLEQILSRLNNRRHEEKAFVRLYEERARSEADAADHRRRAGDSLGPLDGKIVSIKDLLDIAGEPTLAGSIIRRDAPPAQKDALVVQRLRAAGAVIIGKTHMTEFAFTAVGLNPHYPVPGNATDESLIPGGSSSGAGVSAAEGTCDIAIGSDTGGSIRIPAALNGIVGFKPTANRIPLDGAFPLSPVLDSLGPLARTAADCAATDAVMAGEQPRPLVARPVADLRIGIPRGRLFEDLSPEVADAFAASLDRLAKAGAKIVDCTIDDLIEKLGQATRIGSIAGLEASRIHAGWLGDAAVPVDERVKFSLRRRLLVPDATISALLQTRHALAAAMDERLSPYDLIALPTTPIAAVSIASVDTDAAEYDRVESLLLRNCQVANQFDLAAITLPMPGLVRPAGLMLVGRNGTDATVLASALSAEALLQEA, from the coding sequence GTGTCCCATGCCGCCAACGTCTCCGTCCGCGACCGCCTGGAACAGATCCTGAGCCGGCTCAACAATCGTCGGCACGAGGAAAAGGCTTTTGTCCGGCTCTACGAAGAGCGCGCGCGGAGCGAGGCAGACGCGGCCGACCACCGCCGGCGGGCGGGGGACAGCCTTGGGCCGCTCGACGGCAAGATCGTTTCAATCAAGGACCTGTTGGATATCGCCGGCGAACCGACGCTTGCCGGCTCCATCATCCGCCGCGACGCGCCGCCGGCCCAAAAAGACGCGCTCGTTGTCCAGCGGCTGCGTGCTGCCGGTGCGGTCATTATCGGCAAGACGCATATGACCGAATTCGCGTTTACGGCCGTCGGGCTCAATCCGCACTACCCCGTGCCCGGAAACGCCACCGACGAAAGCCTGATCCCCGGCGGTTCATCCTCGGGCGCTGGCGTGTCGGCAGCAGAAGGCACCTGTGACATTGCCATCGGTTCAGATACCGGTGGCTCGATCCGCATCCCCGCGGCGCTGAACGGCATCGTCGGCTTCAAGCCGACGGCGAACCGCATCCCGCTCGATGGCGCCTTTCCGCTCTCGCCGGTTCTGGATTCGCTCGGACCGCTCGCCCGGACCGCGGCCGATTGTGCAGCGACCGATGCTGTGATGGCCGGCGAGCAGCCAAGGCCGCTTGTCGCCCGTCCTGTCGCAGATCTTCGTATCGGCATCCCCCGTGGCAGGCTGTTTGAAGACCTCTCCCCCGAAGTCGCCGACGCCTTTGCGGCAAGCCTCGACCGACTGGCCAAAGCGGGTGCCAAGATCGTCGACTGCACCATCGATGACTTGATCGAGAAGCTCGGCCAAGCGACGCGGATCGGCTCGATTGCGGGCCTGGAGGCAAGCCGTATCCACGCCGGATGGCTGGGTGATGCGGCCGTCCCAGTCGACGAAAGGGTCAAGTTCTCGCTTCGCCGCCGCCTTTTGGTGCCCGACGCGACGATCTCGGCCCTGCTGCAAACCCGGCATGCGCTCGCTGCCGCCATGGACGAGCGGCTCTCGCCCTACGATCTCATCGCACTGCCGACGACGCCGATTGCGGCCGTGTCCATCGCAAGCGTCGACACCGACGCGGCGGAATACGACCGCGTGGAGAGCCTGCTGCTGCGCAACTGCCAGGTCGCCAACCAGTTCGATCTCGCCGCTATCACCCTGCCGATGCCGGGCCTTGTGCGGCCGGCCGGACTGATGCTGGTTGGGAGAAACGGAACCGATGCGACCGTACTGGCGTCAGCCCTTTCAGCCGAGGCGCTGCTTCAGGAAGCTTGA